The sequence GCACGGCTCCTGATGGAAAAGGCGCTGCCGCACCTCGGGGGCGATATGCCCGAAATGACGCATAGGACTCCTCAGTGCGCAAGCCGAGCTGGGGATTCGGTAAAGGGTGGCCGGTAATAGTACGTAGGGGCCCATGTCGGGGGTTCCCCCCGGGCGTGAATTTCCGGTAACTCGCCCGTGTAGGCACCAACACCCCCCGCATTGTCGTGGCCAGGACGGAGAAGGCAGGATGACGGCATGACGCACGCGATGCTGAAGGGGTCCAACGTCCCGCTGGAAGCCACCACGGTGCGCGCCGTGCTGCGCTGGACACCCGGGCAGGGAGTCCCGGACGTGGACGCCTCGGCGCTGCTGCTGGGTCCTGACGGCCGGGTACGCTCCGACGAGGACTTCGTCTTCTACAACCAGCCCCGGCATCCGTCCGGCAAGGTCTGGCGCCTCGGCAAGAAGCGGATCACCGAGGGGCTCACCGACACGATCCAGTCAGATCTCGCGGGGGTCGAGCCGGAGGTGGGCCGCATCCTGCTGGTGGCCTCCGCCGACGGTGTCTCCTTCGACCGCGTCCCGGCGCTGTGCATCTTCCTGTACGACGCGGCCGTCGCCGACTCCGAACCGCTGGCCCACTTCGAGATCAAGCCGGAGACGGGTGCGGAGACCGCGCTGATCTGCGGCGAGCTGTACCGGCGCGGGGAGGGCTGGAAGTTCCGCGCGCTCGGCGAGGGCTACTCCAACGGTCTGAAGGGTCTCGCCACGGACTTCGGCATCTC is a genomic window of Streptomyces griseochromogenes containing:
- a CDS encoding TerD family protein, encoding MTHAMLKGSNVPLEATTVRAVLRWTPGQGVPDVDASALLLGPDGRVRSDEDFVFYNQPRHPSGKVWRLGKKRITEGLTDTIQSDLAGVEPEVGRILLVASADGVSFDRVPALCIFLYDAAVADSEPLAHFEIKPETGAETALICGELYRRGEGWKFRALGEGYSNGLKGLATDFGISVDESESEPEQEEPHQPLPETTSQPLPPEQPTTVPPQAAYGYPQPASPQQPTYGYPQPTSQPAYGYPQPQPALAAPLDPGFRLPPQGPQFIGR